CTGTCAAGAGCAGGGCCCCAGCACCCCTACCTCCCGAGGAGGCCCCAGCACCCCACTCCCTGCCTGTCAGCCACCAACCAGCTTCGAGAAGCTCTCCCAGCAGGGATGGGCTCGGTCTCAGTGTCCCTGCTGGAATATTAAACAGAGCCACTTGAGTGCCCCAATGTGGCACTTTCTGCCCATCTGCCTTTCTTCGTTactcctccctcctcaccccactCTCGGCACCCAGGCCAGGCCCTGCACCTGCTCCTGGAGCAGGACTTGACTCCTCTACCTGGACCAGGCAGGTCATGAAAGATGGGGCACTGCCTGAGGTCTCTGCCAGATTCCCAGGTGAGGGAGATCTGCTTTCCCCATGGGGTTGGGGCGGCCATGCTGGCACAAAGGGCTCCCGTGAATCTGGAGCTCACCCAGCAAACATCCAGGCGGCGGCAGCAGCTCTCAAGGTACACTTGTCCTGTGAGCCGCAGAGCCACATTCAGGCTCATCTGGTCCCGCTACCCGACAGCAAGACCCTCAGCCTGTCAGGGGGTCTGCAGCAGATGAGAGACCTGCGAAGCTGCCACAGAAGCCCTCCGCCTTCCACCGCATGCCTGCTGTCCATGGGTGGCTTACTGAAGCCCTTCGTTTTCTCTTTTCAAGATTTCCCATGAAGCTAGCAAAGGCCACAGGCTCTGCAACCCTGATCTTCATTGTTCCCACTCCTTTAGAACACCGCGGTATGGTGGAGCCCAGCGCTTCCCTAACTCGGCCGCCCGCTGGAGCAGGCCAGGCAGGGGGCAGGCTCAGGAGCTGTGGGAACCGCCCTGTCCCACCGTGTGGCCAGAGAAGCTGGTTTGGGGATTGGCGCGGCTATGCAGAGATATGACACAGAGTGACAAGTACTCCGAGGCCCCTGAGAGTCCcttatttgtctttctggttCTTCTCTGACATCTAACCTGTGTTCTCCATTCTTGACCTGAAGTTTCACGAGACAGCCTTAAATCCCTCTTTAACTTTCTAGGCTAGCACAAATCCATCTCTGCTGCTTGCAAACAGAATCCTAAATTAATAGAGAAATACAGCAACTGTTTCGTCAAACCCAGCATAGAAAGAGGAGCCTTTTCAGCCTCAACCTATAAAACCCAGCGCAGTTACTCACACAAGTCAAGGCAGACGGAGCAAGCCCAGCACTTTCTACACAGCAGGCTGCCCCCATCACAGCCAGCCAGCGTCTACACAGCAGGCTGCCCCCATCACAGCTAGCCAGCGTCTACACAGCAGGCTGCCCCCATCACAGCCAGCCAGCGTCTACACAGCAGGCTGCCCCCATCACAGCCAGCGTCTACACAGCAGGCTGCCCCCATCACAGCCAGCCAGTGTCTACACAGCAGGCTGCCCCCCATCACAGCCAGCCAGTGTCTACACAGCAGGCTGCCCCCCATCACAGCCAGCCAGTGTCTAGGGCAGCTGCCCCCCCAAACACCCTGGCTCCTCCCAACATCGCACGGGCTGTCCTCATGCTGGAACAAGACACCTCGAGGAGGAAGCAGCTGCCACTCATGGCTGCACACACTGCAGTTTGGTCTCTGCAATGTCACAGGTGTAGTCTTCAGACTTGCTTTTATGTAGCAAACCTAATATGTGAAAGTAACTAGAAAGCTGTTTTCTCCCTTCTGCTTAAAGAGATGATCTTAGTACACTATGAAGCAATCACTTTTTAAACAATCCAACACAGAAATAGTCCGTTACACATTTTAATTAGACATAACTTCTCTTTGAAAGAACACACAGATCATTTGGTGAAGTTTTTCCGTTGAAACACCCCATAATTGGTGCAAGGTTTGCAGAACAATTTTGTCCTTATGAAATCAACACCTGCCagttcacacatacacacacatatgcacgcatatgaaatatatatgcaaattatatatccTTATGGATGAATAAGCGCAAAGGAGGAAAAAGCGCATCTACCAAATGAGCTGACTGGACTACGGAAGAGAAATGCTGcctcttcagttttgtttttggaaTGTCCAGGTCAATTGTGATGCCTTCGAACTTCATTCCAAAGTCAAGTCTGAAGCAAGCGAAATTAGAAAGTACAATCTCAACCCCTCCCCGCAAAAGTCCTTCCTTTTTAAGCCACTGCAACCTCATATACAATGTTCACTCCAGACAAGGATTACAGTGGCTGCCCCTCCTCCGCCCTGCAGCgagccctcccctccccaaggAAACTGGACCTGCTTCCGAAACCTAGGATCTCCCAGAGCTCCACTCCTTACCCCAAAGGGTCCTCTCTGCCTTGCTGGCTCACGGTTTTATAGTTACTGTGACCTCCAAGAAAGCAGCAGGACAAATAATGCTTGACTCTGATGTCGCTACAAATTCAGCACACACACCAACCAGCACAATTACCCTTTTCTGCAACTTTAAACCACTTTGGTTGAGGAGCGTTCCACTGTGGGCTCACCTTTCGGTACATGTGTGGAGTTACCAAATGGCACAGCACCGTGTAACTATTCCAAACCGACCACAATCCATTTCAAAAGAGGGTGGCCTCACATCAACACTCAAACTTGCTGATGGAAGGCAGCCACGCCACACAAACACGAACTAATATCAACCCTGTGGAAAGAGCATcttccggccaggcacggtggctcacgcccctaatcccagcactttgggaggctgaggcaggtggatcacctgagatcagaagtttgaggccatcctggccaacatggtgaaaccctgtctctactaaacatacaaaaattagccaggcatggtggcaggcacctgtagtcccagctactcgggaggctgaggcaggcaaactactcgaacccgggaggcagagcttgcagtgaggcgagattgtgccactgcactcccgcctggcaacagaacgagactgtctcaaaaaaaaaatgctcgtCTTCCTAACTCTGCAGGACCGGGTCAGCGGGTCAGTGTCCACACCAGCTTGAAGGCTCTGAACATATCTATCTCACTATAGAAGGAAGCTAGGCTGACAGCACACTGGACATTAGAAACAGGATGAGGATTAACAATTTGCCTCGAAAATCATTCACCTACAAAGCAGCTGactgtgttttcttcatttaaagaCAAACGTGGAGTGGTTCACACAGGGACACCCAGCAGACCGGATTGCCGCAGGAATGGAGCCTGCACCGCTCTTTAGGCAAGGGTCTTGATGCATCAGGAAGTACAAACAACAACAGGAAGAGTTTTGTCCAGATTTACCgaaaaaatgactttttaggggccgggtgccgtggcccacacctgtaatcccagtgctgtgggaggccgaggtgggggcggtggatcacctgaggtcagcagttcgagaccagcctggccaacatggtgaaaccccgtctctactaacaaaacaaaaattagctgggtgtggtagcgcacgcctgtaatcccagctacccaggaggctgaggcaggagaatcgcttgaacccaggaggcggaggctgtagtgagctgagatcacaccactgcactcctgcctgggtgacagagattccctctcaaaaaaaataaaaaatgaaaataaaagtgactTTTTCTCAGATAAAGCGATGGTGGTAGAGCAGAGAGGCACGCTAGCAGCCACTGAAGAAGAGAAGCATCTGAGCACCCTTAgccatcacaccactgcactcctgcctgggtgaagCATCTGAGCACCCTTAGCAGGGCGTGGGTGCCGAGAGCAGAGCATGGCAGGGGGCCCGTGTCTGTTGCAGGCAGCGCATGTTGGCTCTGAGCCCGCCTCCGCCGCGCTCAAGGGGTTCCACGGATTTCAAACAACGCATGCGTGTAAAGCGTGTACAGCTCAGGGTGGAACATGCACTCCATGAATAGTGGCTCTCATACTGCCACGTGGGCTCTATGAGCTTAGGATTTTTAACAGTTGCTCCTACTCCCGTACAGACGGGCAGGAGGGGAGAACATGGCCCTTGAAAGCAGATGGACAACCTGCTCCCGCTCCTGCCTGGCCACACACTATCAAATCACTGCACACAGGTTACTCGCGGTTCTGGAGAAAAGGTGCCCGGGCTCAGACTGGCTCCAACACTACTACCTGCGTGACCTCAGGCAGGTTAGCTCTTCCACATCTCCGTAAAGTGAGGTGCGTGGTGACGAATTCACACAGCAGGCCCAAGGCTGTGTCCTACCAGGGCCTGTGTGCAAGGCTGGCCCTTGACTGACATCTGGGAACTCGGATTCTGGGAGACTTCCCAGCACCATTAACTCCTACGCGTGGCTCTGTGACCACAGTACTTGTGCTCACGGCACAGACCACACCAAACCCACCCTCCTTCTGGACAAGTGGGGAATTCCCACACAGGCCAGGCAGGGGGTACCACATGACCAGCCCTTAGCAAAAGCCCCAGGTGCTGAGTCTCCAGTGAGCTTATTCTTAATAGTTAGGTGTGTCCTGTATGACTCCAGGGAGTGGATCCTGGGGTGTCCACACGTGGCTCCTCTGAGCGCCACCCACACACCCTCTCCCTTTGCTGATTCTGCTCTGTGCTGAGTCCAACCCTGTGCTGAGTCCTGTGAGATCTCCCAGCAGGTCACGCACCTGGGGGCTGGCCTTGGGGCACCTCCGCAAAGCGTAATAGTAATACTCACTTCACAGGATTCGACTGAGGATTCCATGAGTGAACAGGTATACAGGCTCAATTCCCAGTAGCTATGTGTGACATGGGGTGATAAGTGCCTGTCTACCTTGTTGGCTGTGGTAaacaatgagataatacatataaaaatattttgtaaagagtGAAGAATTACACAAAAAGTGGCATTATTACTCATAAATGGCAAGTATTTTGAGTATATATCATTGCTAATAAGTATCTGCTTGCTGAATACAGACACAAGCCAAATTCCAAACACACATTAGGTAACAACTggatacaacacacacacattaggTAACAACtgcatacaacacacacacattaggTAACAACTGCATACAACAAACACACATTAGGTAACAACTGCATACAACAAACACACATTAAGTAACAACTGGATACAAGAAACACTTGGTATTTCCCCTTTATGGAGTGAGAgagatctttaaaatataaacccTTGATAATATAATATTACTACTTCCTATTACCTGTTATGCAGTTCTACACATTATCTGACAAATTCTTAATGTAATCTggtgacagagaaaaataatttgaggaGAAAGTATTTAGGGAGTGATGAAACAGACAGAAAATTACTTGTGGTAAGGACCAGTattgtatttgactttttaaaaaaccatttttaCCCTGGAGCTAAAATACGAGGTTATACTGTTCTGCTTAATACAATACTGGCAGCCTAAAAATGCTTCAAGAAACCATATCCCCAACAGCGGCAGAGCATCGGGAGGAGACCCTCTGTCTCTGAGGCTTCGGTGCACTTCTGCTCAGACGGTGGCGGGAGTGGAGGTCGCTGCTGAAGGGTGACGGTGTGGCCATGACACGGGCAGCACGGGAACGGAAGACGCCGGAGACCCAGAAGGCGCATGACTGCCTGGCCTCGAGTCACTAAAAGCAGTTTGATTTCACTCTTGTCTTACTTTTCTAGTATGGCTTCCTCTACTCTCTTAAACTTCTTCAGTTCGACAACGAGTTCCCAGTATTTGAGATAGAGCCACATGAGTCTGCCATTCTGGCGTTTGTTGGTGTTCCAGACATCACCACAGTATGTATCATGCTGAAATATGTCGGTGAGACCGGCTGCCATCTCTAGGTCAGCGGCGACGGGGTCGACGGACGCTCGCACCAGTAAGCTCTTCTCTATCTCCAGCCGCTTGCTGCGAGGAAGAAACAGACTGCAGTAGATATTCTGTCTTTCTGTGAGAACAGCTTCAAATTCTTTCAGCAAAAGCCTGGCTCTCCTTTGCCAGTTTTCTTCCCTTTGCAGGCAGCTCAAATACGCACTTCTCAAAGGCTGCACCTGTCTTTTTTCTTGCATCACCTGGGCCCGTTCCTGTTCCAGAAGCTTCTTTTCTTCTACCAACTTGCGTCCCTGAGAGATAAGGGCTTCTCGGTAACTAGCAGttctgttttgttccttttcGAGTTCCAAGGACAACTGAGCGACAGCACGCCGATTTTCTGAGATCATGGCGTGGTACTTGGCTTCCAGATCCTGTTGAAAAGCAGCAGTTCTCCGACGGTaggcttctctctctttttctacttctttctggGACTCCCTAGACCAAATCCAACCTGacatgaatgaagaaaaatacacataatgaAAAAGTTAGGGCTGAAGTTCTATAATCCTCACTTAAATCATAAGGCAGCTAAGGATAGTGTTTCAGTAAAAGCTTAAGACCTCGGCTGTACCAAGAAGATCACTTCTACGTGAAAATGTGTAACAGGCCAAGTTCTTATCTGAAAACCAGGTAAGGGCTGGGTGACCAAAAGACCCTAACCCTAGCCCTTTCCGTCTTCTAACTGTTTGTTGCTAAGAAGATCTACCACCATTTGCCTGCTCCGGCTCTAGTACAATTGGCAAAGTTTAAAATGTTTGGGTCGACTTCAACTACCGTTGGCCAGGTTCTTATAAAAGTTGTATTTAGCTTTGCCCGGTGGCGACTAGTAAACGGCCTGAGTTTGAGACACTGCTTATGTTCTGATAAggacacataaaaataaagtggGTTAAGAAGTTCAGCCTCAAGACACAGTGGGCCTCTTTCCTCAAACTGGAGACTGCTGGAATCTCACGAAAACGGGACGAAGATTGCTGGGAGGCTGGAGGGGGCACTGCCCGGCTCTGCCCCCTACACCAAGGAGCAGCAGGGCTGGCCTGCACTGCAGAGAAATCCAGCGCCTCTAAGACCGGATGACTCACACAGCCTGCTGGCCAGCAGGCACCTGGCTCCGTATAGAGCCACCAACCCTTTGTCCATCCCACAAGTAAGAGTTGGATGtgtttcaacaataaaaaaagaccGTGTGATAACAGTTCCATCCACATTCCGAACTGATGCTGCTCAATAATTTCATGCATGTTGGAGCAACTGCATGCTAAGTCTTAGTTTTCCAAACAGCGACGTGTTCTGCTTGTACATTCTAAAAGCAGCACGGAGTTGAGTCTTCTGGAAAACAGAACTGTTTGGCAAATTTTCAAAGCCCAAGGCCCCAAAAGCCACTGAGAGCAGCAGTCTGGGTTCCCTCGTGTGCTTCTATCCTGTAACCCCTCCCCTACTAACTGTGGGACTCCCTCGTCTGCAGCCCCTTCTAGAACCACTGGAGTTTCTATCAACTTTAAtggttctcttcctcctcctgctgcctccCCCAACCCAGGTGGTGTCCTTGACATTCAATTATTTTCTCCCGGGTCATTAATGGTCACCTTTTTCTTCCAGGTCATTAATGGTCACCTTTGCTTTTCTCCCGGGTCATGAATGACCTTTGTGGGAGCAATTCCATAACAGCAAGATTTCCATTAGCCTGAAAGCCAGTCCCCCTTGGATATGCTGTTGACACTTCACTGAGTAAGCACAAAACCAAACTCATCCTTCCTCAACCAAAAATAGCTGCTAGTCCTACTTCAGATGACAACTCAAACTCACGTCACCTTTATCTCCTCCCTTTGACGAGAGCTCACAGGCAGGGGCCTGACCAGGAAAGAAGCTGTTACAACGTCACTTGATAAGCACTGAGGGGTTTGCAAAGGTATgtgaggagagagaagggaaggctCGTCTGGTTTTGGTGAAGTCAAGAACGGCTTCCTAAAAAGGTGAATGAACAAAGTCTAGAAGGCTGAAGGCTGAGCAGAAGCTGCAAGGAAAAGTCACCCGAAATTAAACGAGCAAGGCAGGCGAGAGCATCGGAGAGTGAGAGCTTCCAGGAGCCGGATGTGCCTGGGGACGGGGCTTATGTCAAGGACAAGCTGGAGCTGCCTCTGGAAAGTCACAGGTGCCAAATGAGAGGGGCCCCCAGGAGACCCGGACAAGGAGCACGGGATATGTTCTGCAGCCACGAGGAGTCAAAGGAATTAACGTGACTTAAGAGCATCCAGGAGGTgtggaggggtggaggtggggctgcGAGGGGTGGCGCCGAATCAAGAGGAGACAGGGAGCTGCTCCCTGATACAATCTGGGGACGATCTCAGTCGAGTCACATCATTGACACACCAAACCACTGGAAAACTAACACAGACAATGACGCACACGGTTAAACGTCAGACCCCACCATACAGGCTGTGGTTACTGGTAAGTTTTTGGCTGGACAGGGAGCCAGGCAGGGGAGGCTACAGGCAGCTTTGCAGAGGAAAGTGTGGCAGGACAGGCTGGATGTCAGGAAAACCTGAATTCCGAGTCTGACCTGACAGACTTTGGGCACACGCAACTtttcaaagcctcagtttccgGTGAGACTCCTGCTTCTGGGAAGACGGAGTAGACATCCTCCCTATTCTTCTTCTAAGTAAACTAAAAATCCTGGacatcatctgtaaaacaagatgACTCTGAAAGATGGAGAGAAGGCAGACTGGCTTGGGTCCTTGGGACCCCAGGAACAACACGGGGGCAAGTCCTCTAGATTTTCATTTTGCCTCATAGATCCCATACTTGGAGCTGAAGACACAGTCAATTGGAAATCTCAACGGGTgcagacaaaaaaagaaactccaacAAAGCCTGCTGTCTCTGCCCAAAGGACCACGATAGAGGCCTGGCAAGAGAGAAAATGTTCCGACAGTAATCACTCTACATCAGccaaataacacagaaaaaactacggccccacctccacccacaTGGGCAAAGGCTGGATGGAGCTGAGGCTCCCACTCCCACCCAGCAGCAAACACAGGGTGGGGTCGGGGGGAGCCATGTGGGGAGCAGtgctgaggccttcccagccggGGGGCACCAGTAGAGGCCGGGGGGCTGGAACTCCCATCCTTTCCTCGGGGGCCCATGGGGGccagaggctgagtggggagccTGGACTTCCATCCTCACCTGGCAGTAAGGAGGCTGCGTGGCCCTTCCCCTGCCAGGGCGCCATTCAAGAAAGCCAGCTAAGACCGAAGGTTTAAATAAAAACCAGTGTTTCAGCACGTAATGCCCCAAATGCGCAGGTTCAAACAGAAAATCACTCCTAGTACCAAGGGCCAGGACGGGTCACACTAAATGAACAAAGATGATCAACAGATGCCAAGACCTGGATGAGAGATGGCAGTATCATCTGACAAGGACTTCAGAGCAGCTGCCATGACAGAGAGcctaagaaaataaacacaagacgtaaagaagaaccaaatgaaaattctggaactgaaaaacagAACAACTCGAAGAAAAACTGGAATGACGGAATCAGGACTCCCccacaaacacagaaacaacCCTTCGCAGCCTGGCCACACACATCATTCCACAACACATAGGACTCCCccacaaacacagaaacaacCCTTCGCAGCCTGGCCACACACATCATTCCACAACACATAGGACTCCCccacaaacacagaaacaacCCTTCGCAGCCTGGCCACACACATCATTCCACAACACATAGGACTCCCccacaaacacagaaacaacCCTTCGCAGCCTGGCCACACACATCATTCCACAACACATAGGACTCCCccacaaacacagaaacaacCCTTCGCAGCCTGGCCACACACATCATTCCACAACACATAGGACTCCCccacaaacacagaaacaacCCTTCGCAGCCTGGCCACACACATCATTCCACAACACATAGGACTCCCccacaaacacagaaacaacCCTTCGCAGCCTGGCCACACACATCATTCCACAACACATAGGACTCCCccacaaacacagaaacaacCCTTCGCAGCCTGGCCACACACATCATTCCACAACACATAGGACTCCCccacaaacacagaaacaacCCTTCGCAGCCTGGCCACACACATCATTCCACAACACATAGGACTCCCccacaaacacagaaacaatCCTTTGCAGCCTGGTCACAAACATCATTCCATAATACATAAAACTAATTCTACAGCACGGCCACGTGGGGATTGCTCCAGAGACAAAAGACgggttcaatattcaaaaatcaatgcaATCTAACACATTACTAAGCTGATGAAGAAAAATCACGATTCCATcaattgaaaccaaaaaaaaacggACCAAATTCAACACCTATTCATGAAAAACAGGAATACAGGGGAGCTTCCTTGACTTGATAAACAGCATCTACGGAAAACCTGCAGCTGACACTGTACTTAGCTGGGAGAGGCTGAGTGTGTTCTCTCTCAGGTCAGGGACCGTCCAACAGAGTCCCAGAAGCTCCAGCTAGTGCCGGAAGGCAAGACAAGAAATCAAAGGCAAACAGGctggaaagaagaaatacaacTAAAGTCTTACTCCTTAttaacaaaattaactcaaatgggtaagggcttaaatgtaaaatgtaaaactaaaacttTAGGAAGAAAAAACCTTCAGGATCTAGAGCTAGGCAGAATTCTTAGACTTTCCACAAAAAGCATGGTTCATAAAAGGAAACGATGATAAGCTGCCCTTCATCAAAATTACAACTTTTACACTGCAAATGCCCCtatgaagagaatgaaaagacaggctACAGACTGGGAGAGGATACTTGCAAGCCACATATGCAACTAAGGACTAGAATCTAAGACATATTAacaactctcaaaactcaacattaaaaaacaaacagtccTATTAGGAAACGGCTGAAAGGCAAGAATACTCATTTCATCAGGAGGATACGCTGATGGCAATGAGCACGTGAAGAGGTGCTCGACATCACACCCTGGAGCCACGAtgagaaaagatgctcaacactgCACAGTAGAGCCACGATGAGACAGCACCACACACCCATCAGGATGGGGCAGACGGGACAGCAGTGTGAGCACGCTGATGCTCGACATCGCACACTGCAGCCACGATGAGACAGCACCACACACCCATCAGGATGGGGCAGACGGGACAGCAATGTGAGCACGCTGAGATGCTCGACATTGCACACTGCAGCCACGACGAGACAGCACCACACACCCATCAGGATGGGGCAGACGGGACAGCAGTGTGAGCACACTGATGCTCGACATCGCACACTGCAGCCACGACGAGACAGCACCACACACCCATCAGGATGGGGCAGACGGGACAGCACTGTGAGCACGCTGATGCTCGACATCGCACACTGCAGCCACGATGAGACAGCACCACACACCCATCAGGATGGGGCAGACGGGACAGCAGTGTGAGCACGCTGATGCTCGACATCACACACTGCAGCCACGATGAGACAGCACCACACACCCATCACGATGGGGCAGACGGGACAGCAGTG
The genomic region above belongs to Homo sapiens chromosome 5, GRCh38.p14 Primary Assembly and contains:
- the CCDC127 gene encoding coiled-coil domain-containing protein 127, translating into MNNLNDPPNWNIRPNSRADGGDGSRWNYALLVPMLGLAAFRWIWSRESQKEVEKEREAYRRRTAAFQQDLEAKYHAMISENRRAVAQLSLELEKEQNRTASYREALISQGRKLVEEKKLLEQERAQVMQEKRQVQPLRSAYLSCLQREENWQRRARLLLKEFEAVLTERQNIYCSLFLPRSKRLEIEKSLLVRASVDPVAADLEMAAGLTDIFQHDTYCGDVWNTNKRQNGRLMWLYLKYWELVVELKKFKRVEEAILEK